The following are from one region of the Luteimonas sp. MC1572 genome:
- a CDS encoding potassium transporter Kup, which produces MSAGTPRRAAATHGAPGKAKSRTGLPALVVGAVGVVFGDIGTSPLYTLREAFSPHYGLVANHDTVLGILSLVFWALTVVVTLKYVTIIMRADNEGEGGIMALMALAQRSLKPGSKSVYMVGLLGVFGASLFFGDGVITPAISVLSAVEGLEVVAPGLRRWIVPVTVLVLAGLFATQRYGTEKVGRVFGPITILWFLSLAVLGVVNILHEPEVLQAINPWWGAKFFMEHSWGGVFILGAVVLAVTGGEAIYTDMGHFGPRPIRLGWYWFVLPALMLNYLGQGALVLEDPTAIRNPFYIGVPEWGRWPMIVLATAATVIASQAVITGGFSVARQAMQLGYIPRMRIKHTSSETIGQIYIPAINWSMAIVVIGLVLAFGSSSRLAVAYGVSVSMTMLIDTLLLVIVARALWLRARRWVLPCCVAFVAIEVAFVVANGAKILQGGWFPLVLGIVLFTMLRTWRHGRELLRLAVQKEGIRLDTFIPGLMLAPPVRVPGTAIFLTSDPGVVPHALMHNLKHNKVLHERNVFLTAETLKVPYAPRERRLEVKEIGDDFYRVTARFGFMETPDLPLALMRSCDVEGMDFDPMDTTYFVSRETIVASRHVGMPVWRDKLFAFMHRNAAPANNFFRIPGNRLVELGAQVEI; this is translated from the coding sequence ATGTCCGCAGGTACTCCACGGCGCGCTGCCGCGACCCACGGCGCGCCAGGCAAGGCCAAGTCCAGGACCGGCCTGCCCGCCCTCGTGGTGGGTGCGGTTGGCGTGGTGTTCGGCGACATCGGCACCAGCCCGCTGTACACGCTGCGCGAGGCGTTTTCGCCGCACTACGGCCTGGTCGCCAACCACGACACCGTGCTTGGCATCCTGTCGCTGGTGTTCTGGGCGCTGACCGTGGTGGTGACGCTGAAGTACGTCACCATCATCATGCGCGCCGACAACGAGGGCGAGGGCGGGATCATGGCGCTGATGGCGCTGGCCCAGCGCAGCCTGAAGCCCGGATCCAAGTCCGTGTACATGGTGGGGCTGCTCGGCGTGTTCGGCGCCTCGCTGTTCTTCGGCGACGGCGTGATCACCCCGGCGATCTCGGTGCTGTCGGCGGTCGAAGGCCTGGAGGTGGTGGCGCCGGGCCTGCGCCGCTGGATCGTGCCGGTCACGGTGCTGGTGCTGGCGGGGCTGTTCGCCACCCAGCGTTACGGCACCGAGAAGGTCGGGCGTGTGTTCGGGCCGATCACCATCCTCTGGTTCCTGTCGCTTGCGGTGCTGGGGGTGGTGAACATCCTCCACGAACCCGAAGTACTGCAGGCGATCAACCCCTGGTGGGGCGCCAAGTTCTTCATGGAGCACAGCTGGGGCGGTGTGTTCATCCTCGGGGCGGTGGTGCTGGCGGTGACCGGCGGCGAGGCGATCTATACCGACATGGGCCATTTCGGCCCGCGTCCGATCCGCCTGGGCTGGTACTGGTTCGTGCTGCCGGCGCTGATGCTCAACTACCTGGGCCAGGGCGCACTGGTGCTCGAGGACCCGACGGCGATCCGCAATCCGTTCTACATCGGCGTGCCGGAGTGGGGTCGCTGGCCGATGATCGTGCTGGCCACGGCGGCCACGGTGATCGCGTCGCAAGCGGTGATCACCGGCGGCTTCTCGGTGGCGCGCCAGGCCATGCAGCTGGGCTACATCCCGCGCATGCGCATCAAGCACACCTCGAGCGAGACCATCGGCCAGATCTACATCCCGGCGATCAACTGGTCGATGGCGATTGTGGTGATCGGGCTGGTGCTGGCGTTCGGCAGCTCGTCGCGGCTGGCGGTGGCCTATGGCGTGTCGGTGTCGATGACGATGCTGATCGACACCCTGCTGCTGGTGATCGTGGCGCGCGCGCTGTGGCTGCGGGCACGGCGCTGGGTGCTGCCGTGCTGCGTGGCGTTCGTGGCCATCGAAGTCGCGTTCGTGGTCGCCAACGGCGCCAAGATCCTGCAGGGCGGCTGGTTCCCGCTGGTGCTGGGCATCGTGCTGTTCACCATGTTGCGCACGTGGCGCCACGGCCGCGAGCTGCTGCGCCTGGCGGTGCAGAAGGAAGGCATCCGCCTGGACACCTTCATCCCCGGACTGATGCTGGCCCCGCCGGTGCGCGTACCGGGTACGGCGATCTTCCTGACCAGCGACCCCGGCGTGGTGCCGCACGCGCTGATGCACAACCTCAAGCACAACAAGGTGCTGCACGAGCGCAACGTGTTCCTGACCGCGGAGACCCTCAAGGTGCCGTACGCGCCGCGCGAGCGAAGGCTGGAAGTGAAGGAAATCGGCGACGACTTCTACCGGGTCACCGCGCGCTTCGGCTTCATGGAAACGCCCGACCTGCCGCTGGCGCTGATGCGCTCCTGCGACGTCGAAGGCATGGATTTCGATCCGATGGACACCACGTACTTCGTCAGCCGCGAGACCATCGTCGCCAGCCGCCACGTCGGCATGCCGGTGTGGCGCGACAAGCTGTTCGCCTTCATGCACCGCAACGCGGCGCCGGCCAACAACTTCTTCCGCATCCCGGGCAACCGCCTGGTGGAGCTGGGCGCGCAGGTCGAGATCTGA
- the ruvA gene encoding Holliday junction branch migration protein RuvA encodes MIGRLRGKLAHKSPPWLVIDVNGVGYELEAPMSTFYELPVLGAEVSLFTHYAQKEDSVSLYGFASEVERRLFRDVQRVTGIGAKIALAILSGASVQEFARLVSGGDVTALTRIPGIGKKTAERIVVELRDRAEAIMGGATAMPMAGTPADPLSEATEALQQLGYKPAEAQRMARQAHVDGDPAETIIRKALQSALR; translated from the coding sequence ATGATCGGACGCCTGCGCGGCAAGCTCGCGCACAAATCACCGCCGTGGCTTGTGATCGACGTCAACGGCGTCGGCTACGAGCTGGAAGCGCCGATGAGCACGTTCTACGAACTTCCCGTGCTCGGCGCCGAGGTCTCGCTGTTCACGCACTACGCGCAGAAGGAAGACTCGGTGTCGCTGTACGGCTTTGCCAGCGAGGTCGAGCGGCGCCTGTTCCGCGACGTGCAGCGGGTGACCGGCATCGGCGCGAAGATCGCGCTGGCGATCCTGTCCGGCGCCAGCGTCCAGGAGTTCGCGCGCCTGGTGTCGGGCGGCGACGTCACCGCGCTGACGCGCATCCCGGGCATCGGCAAGAAGACCGCCGAGCGCATCGTGGTGGAACTGCGCGACCGCGCCGAGGCAATCATGGGTGGTGCGACGGCGATGCCGATGGCGGGCACGCCCGCCGACCCGCTGTCGGAGGCGACCGAGGCCCTGCAGCAGCTGGGCTACAAGCCGGCCGAGGCGCAGCGCATGGCGCGCCAGGCGCACGTGGACGGCGATCCTGCGGAAACCATCATCCGAAAGGCGCTACAGTCCGCGCTTCGTTGA
- the ruvC gene encoding crossover junction endodeoxyribonuclease RuvC → MTRILGIDPGSQRTGVGIIDVDATGRVKHVFHAPLNLMAGVAACKGDLPQRLRRLLDGLRAIVEEHRPDEVAIEQVFMAKNADSALKLGQARGAAICAVVMHDLPVHEYGARQVKLALVGKGAADKAQVQHMVGAMLGLSGRLQADAADALAIAITHAHVSASARRLGIDERLAWSRK, encoded by the coding sequence GTGACCAGGATCCTCGGCATCGACCCCGGCTCGCAGCGCACCGGCGTGGGCATCATCGATGTCGATGCCACCGGGCGGGTGAAGCACGTGTTCCACGCGCCGCTCAACCTGATGGCCGGCGTGGCCGCGTGCAAGGGCGACCTGCCGCAGCGCCTGCGCCGCCTGCTGGACGGCCTGCGCGCGATCGTCGAGGAGCACCGCCCGGACGAGGTCGCCATCGAGCAGGTGTTCATGGCCAAGAACGCCGACTCCGCGCTCAAGCTGGGCCAGGCGCGCGGCGCGGCGATCTGCGCGGTGGTCATGCACGACCTGCCGGTGCACGAATACGGCGCGCGCCAGGTGAAGCTGGCGCTGGTCGGCAAGGGCGCCGCGGACAAGGCCCAGGTGCAGCACATGGTCGGCGCGATGCTGGGGCTCAGCGGCCGCCTTCAAGCCGACGCCGCGGACGCGCTCGCCATTGCCATCACCCACGCCCACGTCAGCGCCAGCGCGCGGCGCCTGGGCATCGACGAACGCCTGGCCTGGAGCCGCAAATGA
- a CDS encoding YebC/PmpR family DNA-binding transcriptional regulator codes for MGRGPSIEGRKNAEDARRGKIFTKLIREISVAARAGGGDPGSNPRLRSGVDKALSANMTKDVIERAIKKATGELEGVDYEEIRYEGYAPGGVAVIADCLTDNKVRTVADVRHAFGKFGGNLGTDGSVAFMFHKQGVLRYAPGASEDAVTNAAIEAGADDVVVYPEDGAIDVVTSPEDFGSVRDAMAAAGLPADHAEITMRADNDIAVEGETAQQVVKLLRWLEDIDDVQAVYSNAELGDDAYA; via the coding sequence ATGGGCAGAGGCCCCTCCATCGAAGGCCGCAAGAACGCCGAAGACGCGCGTCGCGGCAAGATCTTCACCAAGCTGATCCGCGAGATCTCGGTTGCCGCGCGCGCCGGCGGGGGAGATCCCGGCAGCAATCCGCGCCTGCGCAGCGGCGTCGACAAGGCGCTCTCGGCCAACATGACCAAGGACGTCATCGAGCGCGCCATCAAGAAGGCGACCGGCGAACTGGAAGGCGTGGACTACGAGGAGATCCGCTACGAGGGCTACGCCCCGGGCGGGGTGGCGGTGATCGCCGACTGCCTGACCGACAACAAGGTGCGCACCGTGGCCGACGTGCGCCACGCGTTCGGCAAGTTCGGCGGCAACCTGGGCACCGACGGTTCCGTGGCCTTCATGTTCCACAAGCAGGGCGTGCTGCGTTACGCGCCGGGCGCCAGCGAGGACGCGGTGACCAATGCCGCCATCGAGGCCGGCGCCGACGACGTGGTGGTGTACCCGGAGGACGGCGCGATCGACGTGGTCACCTCGCCCGAGGATTTCGGCAGCGTGCGTGACGCGATGGCCGCCGCCGGCCTTCCCGCCGACCACGCCGAAATCACCATGCGCGCCGACAACGACATCGCCGTCGAAGGCGAGACCGCGCAGCAGGTGGTCAAGCTGCTGCGCTGGCTGGAGGACATCGACGACGTCCAGGCCGTGTATTCCAACGCCGAACTCGGCGACGACGCGTACGCGTAG